The DNA segment GATATCAACTCTGCCCGCGCAACTAAAGGCGGCGATATTGAAGAAACCGCATTAAACACCAACCTTGAAGCCGCCGATGAGATTGCCCGTCAATTACGTCTGCGAGACTTAGGTGGTTTAGTCGTTATCGACTTTATCGATATGACGCCTGTGCGCCATCAACGCGAAGTTGAAAACCGCCTGCGTGATGCAGTGCACCACGACCGTGCCCGCGTGCAATTAGGCCGCATTTCTCGTTTCGGTCTGATGGAAATGTCGCGTCAACGTCTGCGTCCATCGTTAGAAGAATCAGCTGCACATATCTGCCCTCGCTGTCATGGCCAAGGCACGATTCGTAGTACCGAATCTTTAGCGCTGTCGATTCTACGTTTGATGGAAGAAGAAGCCATCAAAGAAAACACCTCACAAATCGAAGCCATCGTGCCTGTCGATGTGGCGGCCTTCCTGCTGAACGAAAAACGCAAAGCGATTCGTATCACAGAACAACGCCATGATGTGGAAGTCTATGTGATCCCAGATCCGCACATGATGACTCCTGATTATCGTGTGATTCGTCACCGCACCGACGATGAAATCGATGAATCCAGCTACAAGCGCATCGAACAGCCAGAAGCCAAGTTATACGAACCCCGTAAACTGGAACGCACTGCTGCGCCAGCACCAGCCCTAAAAGGCTTCACTGCACCGCAGAAAGTCGAACAAGCCGCCGCACCAGCTGCCAACAAAGTGGAAGCAACCGAGCCAGGTTTCTTCAGCAAACTGTTCAGTGCCATTGGTGCCTTCTTCAGCTCAAGCGATAAGCCTGCGGCTGAAAAGGCCACAGAAACCAAAAAGTCTGACAGCCAAGCGGCCAATGCGAACCGTCGTAATCGTCGTAATGACACTCGCCGTACTCGCAATAACCAAGATGCTGACAAAGCGAAAGAAGGCACCCGCGAGCCACGCACCCGCAATGCCAAGAAGTCGGCTGATGCACCTCAGGCTCAGGAGCGTCCAGCTCGTGAAAAAGACGAGAATGCAAAACGCACTAAGCCAGAGCCTAAGAGCCGTAACCAAGCACCAAAAGAAGTGGTAGCAGAGTCTCAAGACGACACGCCAAAGCAAGAAGTGGCCCGTGAGCGTCGTCAGCGCCGTAACATGCGTCGTAAAGTACGCATCGATAACGCCAATGAAACCTCTGAAGCGCCAATTCAAGAAGAAGTGGTATTAGCCGAAGTGGCCGCTGTTAATGCTGCCAATACTGACGTTGCAACTGAACCACAAGCTGAAACCAAAGCACCTCGCTCACGTCGCCAACCACGCAAAGAAGCTGCGGTTGTCAACGAGACAGCAGAAGCGACTGATGCAATAAGCCAAGCTGAAGCAAGTGCTGAAGTGGCTGTAGAAGCGCCTGTAGTAGAAAACCGTGCTGATGCGCCTGCTGACGTAACAGAAAGCATTAAGACTGAAGCCGAGACCGATGCGGATAACGCAGACGTCAGCGCCGATGCCGATGATAAAGCGAAACGTGAATCTCGCGATGGACAACGTCGTAGTCGCCGCAGCCCACGTCATTTAAGAGCGGCTGGTCAACGTCGTCGCCGTGATGAAGAGGAACAAGGCGCCTCTGCACCTGCACAATTCGTACCAAACGACGCACTGGGTGAAGATCAGGACTACCCTGCTCCAACTGCTCAAACGGCAGAAGCAGCCGAGACCGCTGAAGCAAAAGCAATTGAAGCCATCGCTGAACCGACAGTGACGTCTCCTGCTGCTGTAGTCGAAGCGGCAGATGTCAGTGTGGTTAATGAAACCACCGCCAATAAAGCTGTTGAGACTGAAGTTATTGAGGCTGTTGCTACCGAGCAAGTGGCTGAGATTAAAGCTGAACCAACAGAAGTTCCAGCAGACACTGCGGTAAACAACAAGGTTGAGACAAACGTTAAAGTTGAAGTAGTTGCTGTTGAGCCAGCTAAAGCGGTAGAAGTAGCAGTTGATGCTGTAGTCACCCCTGCCGAAACTCCAGCTCAAGCGAAAGCTGAAGCAGAGGCTGTTGCAGTTGAAGCCGTAACGCCAGAAGCAGACAAAACCGAAGCAAAAGAAGCCGTAAAATCTGTGGCCTCTGCGCCAATGGCAAAACCTGCTCCTATCGTTAAACCACAGGCAAAAACCGTTGTGACTCAAGTAGCAGCATCGCCTACAGCAGAAGCCGTGGTGAGCAAACCCAAAGCGGCGAGTCGTTTTGGTTCTATGGTGTCATCAGAAATGACCAAGCCAACGGTAGAAGTTAGAGCTCAGGTTGAAGTACCGAAAGGTCGTGAGTATGACAGTGCCGCCTCCGCCGAAGCGGCTGCGCCTAAACTGAAACACAGCAACAGCGCGGAATCGGATATGGCTCGTCCATAATCCTCAACCCGTTGCAAAAAAAGCCATGCACTTGCATGGCTTTTTTATTTTCAGCAAATTAAGCCATATTTAAGGTTTAGCTCAATCGGCTTTTTTGTTAGTATGCGCGGCTATTTTGCCAACACAAGTCATTAACAGAGGTTTCATGTTCGATCTCTTTCGCCACAAAACATCTAGTCACAAAGCCGATATTCTCTCGGGTCTGACGGTCGCACTTGCGCTGATCCCAGAAGCCGTTGCCTTTGCCTTTGTCGCCAACGTCGAACCCATGGTCGGCCTCTATGCAGCCTTTATTATGGGATTAGTTACCGCACTGATTGGTGGCCGCCCAGGCATGATTTCGGGCGCGACAGGAGCCATGGCCGTGGTAATGGTGTCACTTGTGGTTGAACATGGCGTGCAATACTTATTTGCCGCTGTGGTGCTGGCGGGGTTAATCCAAATCAGTGCAGGAATATTTAAACTGGGTAAGTTTATCCGCATTGTGCCCTATCCTGTGATGATAGGCTTTGTGAATGGCCTCGCCATTGTGATTTTCTTGGCTCAGCTTGGGCAATTTAAAGTCAAAAATGCCGCAGGGGAATTAGTCTGGCTACCGCAAGAGCCTTTGATGCTGATGTTAGGGTTAGTCGCGCTGACCATGGCAATTATTTACTTTTTACCCAAACTAACTACAGCAGCCCCCTCATCGTTAGTTGCGATTTTAAGCGTGACCGCCATCGTGGTGGGTTTTGACTTAGAAACCCGTAATGTGTTGGATTTTCTTAAAACCATGAGTGGTGATGAGCATGCAACCATCGCAGGTTCACTCCCAAGTTTTGCGATTCCACAGGTGCCGTTTAACCTTGAGACACTCTACATTATTCTGCCCTATTCCTTTATTTTAGCCGCCGTCGGATTAATCGAATCCCTGTTAACCTTGACGGTTATCGATGAGATGACTAATACCCGAGGACGCAGCAATAAAGAATGTATAGGTCAAGGCGTGGGTAACATCACCAGCGGCTTTTTTGGGGCTATGGGCGGCTGCGCTATGATTGGTCAATCGATGATTAACATTAACTCTGGTGGTCGTGGCAGATTATCCGGTATTACCGCAGCTATCGGTTTATTGACTTTTATCCTGTTTGGCGCATCTTTTATCGAAATCATTCCGCTAGCCGCTTTGGTTGGCGTGATGTTTATCGTGGTGCTCGGCACATTCGAATGGGCAAGCTTTAAGTTTATGGGCAAAATCCCTAAACATGATGCCTTTGTGATTGTGCTCGTGACTACTGTGACCGTTTTTACCGATCTCGCCTTTGCCGTCTTTGTCGGCGTCGTGGTATCGGCGCTAGTGTTTGCATGGCAACATGCCAAGCACATCAGCGTAAAAGTAACCTCAAATAGCCTTGGCTGGAAAGTCTATGAGCTGAACGGCCCATTGTTTTTTGGCTCAGTGGCCAGTTTCCTCGAATTATTTGATGCCTCGCAGGATCCCCAGGATGTCGTTATCGATTTCAAACATTCACGCGTAGCCGATCATTCAGCATTAGAAGCCATAGATACCCTTGCCGAACGTTATGTTGCGCTGGGGAAAAAGCTGCATTTGGTGCATTTAAGTGCCGATTGTAAAGCCTTACTTCACAAAGCAGGCGATCTGGTTGAAGTGAATTTGCTAGACGATCCCCACTATAAAGTTGCGGACGATAAGCTCGATTCTTAAATAAGCACCTAATAAAGCTGCAATAACTGCTAACCCACGATCTGAAGGCTAACTTCGCAAAAGATTGTGGGTTTATTATTGCTGGCAACACAAGACTTGATGTGCACCGATACCTGATAGCTTAACTATCAAACTCAACTTTCACTACTCAACTTTGGCTAGATAAATAGGCTCCAAAACAGAGAAAAGGAGGTTAAGAGGTTAAGAGGTTAAGAGGTTAAGAGGTTAAGAGGTTAAGAGGTTAAGAGGTTAAGAGGTTAAGAGGTTAAGAGGTTAAGAGGTTAAGAGGTTAAGAGGTTAAGAGGTTAAGAGGTTAAGAAAGAATATCGCCTAATCCACTCACTATATACAAGGCAAGAGTGTAGAAAACTTAAAAGCGACACAAATAAAAAGAGCCGTGGCATAAACCACAGCTCTTAAATCCCTTGCTATCAGCGCGAGGCTAACAGCACTGAAAATTAACCGATTACGGTTACGTTTTCAGCTTGAGGACCTTTTTGACCTTGAGTCACAGTGAAAGACACTTTTTGACCTTCGTCAAGAGTTTTGAAACCGTCAGAGTTGATTGCACGGAAGTGTACGAATACGTCTGGACCAGATTCTTGCTCGATGAAGCCGAAACCTTTGTCAGAGTTGAACCACTTAACAACACCAGTAACTTGAGACATGATATAAATCCTGTAAATAAAAAATTAAAGCCTTAACGGCGGTGGAGCTGGAAAATGCCGGTATTACTTATGTTTACAGGACGAACTGGTCGTATTGAACACATAAATATAAGCCCAACCTTCAAGCTAGTAAGACTATAAACCATTCTAAAGATAAGTCAACATACTGCGACACTTTGAAAAATTTATTTAAACCAAGCCCATCTCAGGTTTTGCCACCGGCTCGCAGAACAGCATGTTCTTACGGCGTAAGCATCGACAGTTAAGCATTTTAAATAATTTATTTCAATAGCTTAAAATCAATCTCTAGACTGAAATGCGATGTACTTCAATCTGAAAGTCTAATTCACAGCTTAAGCCGCTCTGTGCAAATGTGTGCTTTTGTTCAGCCGTAAACTTCCAAGCGTAGGGGGTCATTTCCAGAAAATGGCTAATATCTTGGCTATTATTTAGCTCAAGTTGTGACCTAAGCCGCTCTTGGTGTAAGCATTCGAACCCCGCAATCTTGGCATCGGACGCGGGATGCAATCTCGGTTCGGCATAAATTTGCTGTTTTAGCGCAAAATGATGTAAAGGTCCTGGCGATACTGTGATCAAAATGCCATTGGGCGCCATGACCCGCTGTAACTCTTCCACCTTCGATGGCGCATAAATACGAATCGCTAAATCGATACTATGCGATGGAATAGGCATTTCGTAGGCGCTCGCGACACAAAAGCTGAGATTCGGGTATCGTTTAGCCGCATATTTTATCGCCGATTTGGAGATGTCCACGCCCTGTAACTGGCAAGGATGCTCGGCGACAAGCGTATTGTACAAACGATGGCTGTAATACCCCTCACCACAGCCGATATCGAGGATCTGCTGTGCCTCGCAGGCATACGCAAGTGCCAACGCATTCACTCTGTCACTCAAACTTTGATAGTAACCCGCAGTTAAAAACTCCCTGCGAGCCAACATCATCTGTTGATTGTCACCGGGGTCTTTGGAATTTTTCTTCTGCACGGGAAGCAGATTCACATAGCCTTCTTTGGCCATGTCGAACTTGTGTGCCTGCGGGCATCCCCAAGTTCGTTCAGTCAAGGTGAGCGGTAAGGCACACAAAGGACATATATATTGCATTGGTTAACTCTATAAATGATTGGAATGGCTGGCTTATGCATCATCTTCCATGAGTCGCTCCACCATTTGCAGTAATTCTGGGGAGGCGAGCAGCTCAAAACATTCGAGCTTCCTTAAGGCTTTATCGATATTTAAACCGTCATTGGCCGCACGGCTAAAATTAGGTCGTTCGAACATATGAGTATAAGTGCGAAATAACCATTGGCGTTTTTGTTGCAGTAAGGGATCAAGTCGCACCGCCTCTTCGGCTAATCCCGTATGACAGAGCCCCAAGTCTCCCCGTAAAAACGCTTGTAGCTCGAGCCGAACTTGTTCTATTTCAGTCAAGCATACGGCCAAGGATTCAGCGGTAGCATTATAGTCATATTCCCGCGCTAATATCGCTTTCGCCATCATCAACACTTTCGGCTCATGCAAACCTCTGCCATCGGACTCGAGTGCGACGAGCTCAAATTTAGATGCCGCTTGCAGTGACACTCTGATCCCGGCCTGCGCATCGACCTTAATGGCAATGCCCGAGCGCAGTTCCTGCGCGCAAAATTTGGGTGCAGTGCCTAGACGATGGTAAAGCCGGACTCCTTGCCCCGAAGATCTTAACGTCGATGTGGCAAACCTTGTCGCTTCCACAATCTCGGCATTGAGTTTGAGTCCCAAAATAGGTTGAAAGCGGACGGCAATCTGCGGCTGCGGTGTTTCAGACACCACAATCAACTCGAGCAATGGTGCCCCCATCGCCTCAAGCACAATAAAATCGCTGATATTGCTGGGCAAGGTTAAGGTCAGCGTCGAGCTCTGCCCAACATCGAGTACCATAGGTTCATTAAGATATTGATGATGCATAAGACTTATTCCCTGTTCTAAAGGGAATTGTAACTGCCAACCGAGGTAAAGATCACCTCTTAAGCGCTTATCCTTTCAATATAATTTCTCAATCTCGGTTTTTGCTAATGAATATTGCGGTGAGTTTAAGTGTTAAGATGCTATCATTCGACAAAACCGTCATTTGATTGAAATTATGTATACAGCATCTCAGCCAAGTATTTTTTGGCACGATTATGAAACCTTCGGAGCCAATCTCGCCAAAGATAGACCGGCCCAGTTTGCAGGGATCCGCACAGATTTAGATCTCAATATCATCAGTGAACCCGAGACTTTTTACTGTAAACAATCAACGGATTATCTCCCCTCGCCCGAAGCCATTTTAATCACAGGGATCACACCACAATTAGCCAATTTAAAGGGGTTGCCTGAAACCGAGTTTATGGGGCGCATTCATGCCCTCTTTAGCCAACCGAATACCTGTGTCGCAGGCTATAACTCCTTACGTTTTGACGATGAAGTCACCCGCTACGGTTTCTACCGTAACTTTATCGACCCCTATGCCCGCGAATGGCAAAATGGCAATACACGCTGGGATATCATCGATTTAGTCAGAGCTTGCTATGCGTTTAGACCAGACGGGATCCATTGGCCATTAAAAGAAGATGGCTCGCCCAGCTTTAAGTTAGAGCACCTGACGCAAGCCAATGGTTTGAGCCATGAAAAAGCCCACGATGCCATGTCTGATGTGTACGCCACCATCGCTATGGCCAAACTGATTAAAGAAAAACAACCCAAGTTATATCAATACTATTTCGAGCTGCGCCGTAAACAGGCCGTGAGTGCACAAATCGATGTGTTGAATATGCAGCCGCTTGCCCATGTGAGTTCCAAAATCAGTGCGCTGCAGGGCTGTACGACGCTGATTGCCCCCGTTGCTCACCATCCAAGCAACAAAAACGCCATTATTTGCGTTAACTTAGCCATGGATTTAAGCCCACTGTTTGAGCTGGATGTCGAGCAAATAAAAACTCGCATGTATACACCGAGAGCCGAACTTGCTGCGGATGAGTTACCTATCCCGGTCAAACAAGTTCATCTTAACAAATGCCCTTTTATTACCTCGGCCAAGATTTTGGATGATGCCCAGGCAGAAAGACTTAATATCGATAAAGCTTTTGCAAGAGAGCAATACAAACGCTTAAAGGCTCACCCAGAATTGCGGGAAAAACTGGCACAACTCTTTGAGCATGAAGGTGAAGTCACAACCACAGATCCTGACTTAATGCTGTATTCGGGTGGTTTTTTCAGCCCCGCCGATAAAGCCAAGATGGAGATAATTCGTCATACCTTGCCACAAAATTTAGCGGCGCTGGATCTGCAGTTTGATGATGGACGCATACCCGAGATGCTGTTCCGCTATCGAGCACGTAACTACCCTGAGCTGCTGAATGATCAAGAAGCCCAGCGTTGGCGCAGCTTCTGTCAGCAACGTTTGAGCGATCAGGATTATTTACTCAAACTTGAAAATCTGCTGCAAGACACCGAGGGCGATGAACACAAACAGAAGTTACTCGCGGCCCTGTGTCACTACCTACGCGGGCTCTAAAGCTACGCGAACGCTACAACACCGATAGCGAATCGCTAAGCAGAGAGTTCAATCAGATAAGACAGTTATTTAACGCCAGACATTGATAACTTCTTTCAGTTGTCACTTATCTGGCGTTAAATTGAGGTATAAACGCGAACTAACTCGCATTTATACCGTAACAAAATTACTAGAATGTTCTTCCATGAACTTAACAAACAAGGAGTCGGGAAATGCAAGATAGATTTATCAAAAGCATAACCCAGCTGCCAACACCATTGGCTGACGCATTAATTCCCCTATTACATCAAAACTTTGCGGGACATATTGATGCGCAGCAACTGGCAGAGTTAGTCCAAAGCAGCAAAATGACCGAAGCCGAAGTATTACTGGCGCTGCTGCCCATTGCCGCCGCCTTGGCGAAACCGCCTATTAGCGAATTTTACGTCGGCGCGATTGCCAAAGGGAAAAGTGGCGATATCTATATGGGCGCCAACCTTGAACTGCCCGGCGAGGCCCTGTTTCACTCTGTGCATGCGGAGCAAAGCGCCATCAGTCACGCTTGGTTAAGTGGCGAGAGCCAAATTGTCGATATGATAGTCAATGCTAGCCCTTGTGGTCATTGCCGTCAGTTTATGAACGAACTGGTCGAGGGTGGCCAAATCAAGATCCATTTGCCATCGCAAGACAGCCATTTACTCTCCTATTACCTACCCTATGCGTTTGGGCCGAAGGACTTAAATGTGCAGTCGCCCTTGCTGGTCAAGCAGGAAACCGAATTTGCCCTCGATAGCAGCGATCCTATGGTGATTGAGGCGTTAGATCATGCGGGTTTAAGCTACGCGCCTTATACCCAAAGTTACGCGGCCGTCGTATTAGAAACAGCGGATGGCGCAACCTATTGTGGTCGTTACGCTGAAAACGCGGCGTTTAACCCTTCCATGCTGCCAATGCAGATGGCCTTATCGAATCTGACTCGACATAACCGTGATTTTGGCGAGATCCGCCGCGCGGTGCTAGTCGAGTCATCACAGGGGAAAATCAGTTTAGTGGGCGCAACCATGGATGCGTTACATGCCGTTGCGGCTATCGAACTTGAGCATATTGTGGTCGACCCCGTTTAACGAGAGTCCAGCGGCGCTTTAGCTTTACACAATTGTATTTGCTGGGCGCCGCATTTTTCTCATCTCTTACCTCTTGCAGATCTAAGTCACTTAGCTAACGGTTAGCGCTACGTTTTTCCTCGAATGCAAGCTTACGCTCAGCCATTCTTAAGTAACAATCCTCGCGCTGCGCCTGTGTCATGGTGCGCCAGGCTAAGATCTCATCCAAATGCCTAAAGCAGCCCATACAGATATCTTGCTGATCGAGGCAGCAATTTCGCACACAGGGATGTTCGAGCAGATTACTCTGACCAGACCGCATATTCGTTGCCAGCTGGCTCAATAAAATGGAAACGCCGTCCACCGGGAAAGCTGAAAATATCTGTGCTGATAGCGCCACCCGCCGCCTTCACCGCCGCTTGTGTCTGTTCTAAATCCTTGCTGTACAACACGATGAGCGGGCAACCTTTTTCGAGGTTAAAGCTTACCTCTGCTTGATAAAAACCACCCGTGATCCCCGCATCAATAAAACAGCTATATTGCGAGCCGTAATCCTCAAAGCGCCAACCAAATACCGTATTAAAAAAGGCCTTCGAGCGACCAATATCTGTGGTGGGGATTTCTAAATAATTAATACTGTGATGATCCATAATCTTCCCTGCTCATGATTAATCAAACAAAAAAGGGAGCCAATGCTCCCTTTATTATGCTGGCTATTGCCAGATTAACCTTGTACTAAGGCGGCGACAAGTCCGATAGCGCCACCAAATACCCCGCCCCACACTACGAGCCAACCTAAATGTGTCTGGATCATCTCCTGCACGATTTGCTTAACCATTTGCGGCGTTAATTCATTCAAGCGTTGTTCAACGATATTGGCGATCTTCGTTTGTAGATCAGCCATTACGTTCGGCTGTTCAATCTCTTGTTTCAATAGGTTGCGGAACTGTTCACTCTCGGACATTTCCACCAAAGAGGCTTTCATCTTCTCGATAAAGGGTTCCTTTAACGGCATTAACGCCTCAGTGCCGCCAAACATGGATAACATGCCCCCGAAGGAAGATTGAGCCACAGTGTTAACTAAAGCATCGAAGGATGGCGCTAAGTCCACTTTATCAATCACAGGCGCTAAATCGATTTGGCTAATTCCCTCTTTTTCCGACAGAAAACGGTCGATATTCTCAGTAGTAAAGAACTGCTTCATCATAAGATGCGCAATCCCAGCTTTGAACTCTTCAAAACGCGATGGCACGACGCCCGAACCGTATAAACCTGGGACCTTCTCAAACAGCATATATACCGCAAGCCAGTTAGTAATGGCGCCAGATAAAGCAAATAAACCTACATTAAACAGAATGGGTTGGCTCAATGCGTATCCCAATGCAACGCAAATGGCCGCTAGCACATTTGTCACTAAACTCTTATTCAATCTTACTCCCCTCTTAAGCTATCGACTCGATTGCAAATGGCGCTAGTTTAGCAAGCGAAGGGGATGCAGGTCTAATGCTGAAAAAGGATGAAAAACGTAGCCAAATACCGATAAAACATCGCGCAAACCCAGCTAACTCAAGCGCTAGCCGGGCCAGCCTTACATCGCTAACGGCGAGTGGAGTCAATGAGGTTATTTCATTAATTAACATTAACTTAGTTTAATGATTTTAAGGAAAAATAATTGCACATTTCTCAATGCGCTTAGGAATTATTGAAAAGCATCGTCTACACTCAAGGGGACAAAAATTCCACAACCTTGCTCAATCACGTAAACATAAGGGATGTGCTTATGGACTCTGCATTTAATACCGCTGGTGCTTTAGGTTGGCATGAACTCACGACCCATGATACCGAAGAAGCCATGCGCTTTTATGGCGAAGTGTTTGGTTGGCAGTTTAGAACGGTCAAAATGCCCCATGGTCAGTATCATCTCATTGAAAATCAAGGCGTAGGTATTGGCGGTATTACCGATAATCTGATCCCAGCCTTGCCTTCACGATGGACGGGGTACGTCACAGTGGCCGACGTCGATTTGGTCGCTATTAATGCGAAAAAACTCGGCGGTGATATTCTCTTCGGCCCAGAGGATATTCCTAAAGTGGGTCGTTTTTGTTGGATAAAAGATCCACAGGGCGCCATTATCGCCGCAATTAGTTACCTCTCAGCCTAAGCCGTTTCGACTGCATCTAATTGCGTTTGATTGGCAGAAACGTTACTGCTGTGAACAGAGGGTTATTGTTTAATATTGCTTGACGTTCAAACTCGTTACCATAAGGTAATGCTCAGATTTAATTGGAAAAACTAAAAACAACTCATGTACACCTGAGCATTATTCGCTAGAATAGTCGCATTTATTGATAGATTTCGCGCCTGCGTGCGTATTGGAGCCTTAATCTCACTATGTTGACTCAGCTATCACGGTTAAAACTGGCGTTCTTTAGCCGTCCTCGATACCAACGAATTCTCGCCTATTTAACGATAATCTACTTAAGTTACCTGATTATCCTTGGACTGGTGCTCCCCAAGGCCGTAGTGTCCTTCGCCCCAGAGAAGCTTGCAGAAGTATTGGGCCGTCCTGTGACGCTGCAGGATATGCGGGTCAATCCTTTTACCTTCCAAGTCAATATCGAACAGTTCGAAGTTAAAGAGAAAGATAATCAAGCCTTTGCAGGATTATCTCAGCTGCAGTTTGAAGTCAACTTCTGGCAGTCGGTGTTTAATCAAGCCGTGGTGATTGACCATATCCAGCTGCAAGGCCCCTTCGCCAATATCCGTCGGTTTCAAACCCAAGGGAAAACCCAGTTTAACTTCGACGATATCATTACCACCCTCAATCAGGCGAAAACGCCGAGTGAGCCTGAAACTGCTACAGAAAGTACCCACCCACCGCGAGTGATATTAGGTGAGTTCAGCTTAAGTGCGGGCAAGGTGAAATTTGATGATCAAATCACCCAAGCCTTGGTTGATTATCCCAATATCAACCTCAAACTCAGTCAGTTAGATACTGAGTATTTGATGACGGCCAATCCTGCAAGCACTGCAAATGCTCAAGTGACGACTTCTCAGGATAAGCCTGCAATGGATACACCTACGACTCAGGCCAACTCTGCATCGAACCCTCCGAGTATTCTGCACAACCAATTTGTCGCCCAGTTGCAGGATGCCCATGCGGGCGAAGTCAGCCTTGCCGGACAATTCCAACTTACTCCCTTTAAACTTGTCGGGGATGCACAGCTCGCCAAACTGCAACTCGCTCCCTTTTGGCCATTTGTTGCCGACCAATTCAAGGTAAAACTGGCGGCGGGTGAACTCAGTATCAACAGTCATTACCAAGTTGAGTTGCCAGCCGATGGAAACGTACAACTCACGGTCGATCGCGGCCAAGTGATTGTAGAAAAAGTTGATTTACTCAATGGCGACCAGTCCGTTATCGCCTTACCCTTACTGGCGATTGATGGAATTAACCTCAACCTCGCCAAGCAGCTCGTCGACATTAAGCAAATCCACAGTGAAGGTTTAAGCCTTAAAGCTAAGCTGGATGAACAAGGCATCGATTTAGCGCAGCTGTTAATGCCAAAATCCATAGCTGCCTACACAGATACCGCAGCGCCGAACACATCAGCTGAAACACAAACAC comes from the Shewanella mangrovisoli genome and includes:
- the rne gene encoding ribonuclease E → MKRMLINATQSEELRVALVDGQQLYDLDIESPGHEQKKSNIYKGKITRVEPSLEAAFVDYGAERHGFLPLKEIAREYFPKGYSFQGRPNIKEVVSEGQEVIVQIDKEERGNKGAALTTFISLAGSYLVLMPNNPRAGGISRRIEGDERTELKEAMADLEVPAGMGLIVRTAGVGKESTELKWDLKVLQHHWAAITEAAQSKPAPFLIHQESNVIVRAIRDYLRRDVGEILIDHPRIFEEAKQHIALVRPDFVERVKLYEAEVPLFTHFQIESQIESAFQREVRLPSGGSIVIDPTEALTSIDINSARATKGGDIEETALNTNLEAADEIARQLRLRDLGGLVVIDFIDMTPVRHQREVENRLRDAVHHDRARVQLGRISRFGLMEMSRQRLRPSLEESAAHICPRCHGQGTIRSTESLALSILRLMEEEAIKENTSQIEAIVPVDVAAFLLNEKRKAIRITEQRHDVEVYVIPDPHMMTPDYRVIRHRTDDEIDESSYKRIEQPEAKLYEPRKLERTAAPAPALKGFTAPQKVEQAAAPAANKVEATEPGFFSKLFSAIGAFFSSSDKPAAEKATETKKSDSQAANANRRNRRNDTRRTRNNQDADKAKEGTREPRTRNAKKSADAPQAQERPAREKDENAKRTKPEPKSRNQAPKEVVAESQDDTPKQEVARERRQRRNMRRKVRIDNANETSEAPIQEEVVLAEVAAVNAANTDVATEPQAETKAPRSRRQPRKEAAVVNETAEATDAISQAEASAEVAVEAPVVENRADAPADVTESIKTEAETDADNADVSADADDKAKRESRDGQRRSRRSPRHLRAAGQRRRRDEEEQGASAPAQFVPNDALGEDQDYPAPTAQTAEAAETAEAKAIEAIAEPTVTSPAAVVEAADVSVVNETTANKAVETEVIEAVATEQVAEIKAEPTEVPADTAVNNKVETNVKVEVVAVEPAKAVEVAVDAVVTPAETPAQAKAEAEAVAVEAVTPEADKTEAKEAVKSVASAPMAKPAPIVKPQAKTVVTQVAASPTAEAVVSKPKAASRFGSMVSSEMTKPTVEVRAQVEVPKGREYDSAASAEAAAPKLKHSNSAESDMARP
- a CDS encoding SulP family inorganic anion transporter, whose protein sequence is MFDLFRHKTSSHKADILSGLTVALALIPEAVAFAFVANVEPMVGLYAAFIMGLVTALIGGRPGMISGATGAMAVVMVSLVVEHGVQYLFAAVVLAGLIQISAGIFKLGKFIRIVPYPVMIGFVNGLAIVIFLAQLGQFKVKNAAGELVWLPQEPLMLMLGLVALTMAIIYFLPKLTTAAPSSLVAILSVTAIVVGFDLETRNVLDFLKTMSGDEHATIAGSLPSFAIPQVPFNLETLYIILPYSFILAAVGLIESLLTLTVIDEMTNTRGRSNKECIGQGVGNITSGFFGAMGGCAMIGQSMININSGGRGRLSGITAAIGLLTFILFGASFIEIIPLAALVGVMFIVVLGTFEWASFKFMGKIPKHDAFVIVLVTTVTVFTDLAFAVFVGVVVSALVFAWQHAKHISVKVTSNSLGWKVYELNGPLFFGSVASFLELFDASQDPQDVVIDFKHSRVADHSALEAIDTLAERYVALGKKLHLVHLSADCKALLHKAGDLVEVNLLDDPHYKVADDKLDS
- a CDS encoding cold-shock protein, yielding MSQVTGVVKWFNSDKGFGFIEQESGPDVFVHFRAINSDGFKTLDEGQKVSFTVTQGQKGPQAENVTVIG
- the rlmA gene encoding 23S rRNA (guanine(745)-N(1))-methyltransferase; this encodes MQYICPLCALPLTLTERTWGCPQAHKFDMAKEGYVNLLPVQKKNSKDPGDNQQMMLARREFLTAGYYQSLSDRVNALALAYACEAQQILDIGCGEGYYSHRLYNTLVAEHPCQLQGVDISKSAIKYAAKRYPNLSFCVASAYEMPIPSHSIDLAIRIYAPSKVEELQRVMAPNGILITVSPGPLHHFALKQQIYAEPRLHPASDAKIAGFECLHQERLRSQLELNNSQDISHFLEMTPYAWKFTAEQKHTFAQSGLSCELDFQIEVHRISV
- the sbcB gene encoding exodeoxyribonuclease I, whose product is MYTASQPSIFWHDYETFGANLAKDRPAQFAGIRTDLDLNIISEPETFYCKQSTDYLPSPEAILITGITPQLANLKGLPETEFMGRIHALFSQPNTCVAGYNSLRFDDEVTRYGFYRNFIDPYAREWQNGNTRWDIIDLVRACYAFRPDGIHWPLKEDGSPSFKLEHLTQANGLSHEKAHDAMSDVYATIAMAKLIKEKQPKLYQYYFELRRKQAVSAQIDVLNMQPLAHVSSKISALQGCTTLIAPVAHHPSNKNAIICVNLAMDLSPLFELDVEQIKTRMYTPRAELAADELPIPVKQVHLNKCPFITSAKILDDAQAERLNIDKAFAREQYKRLKAHPELREKLAQLFEHEGEVTTTDPDLMLYSGGFFSPADKAKMEIIRHTLPQNLAALDLQFDDGRIPEMLFRYRARNYPELLNDQEAQRWRSFCQQRLSDQDYLLKLENLLQDTEGDEHKQKLLAALCHYLRGL
- the cdd gene encoding cytidine deaminase, which gives rise to MQDRFIKSITQLPTPLADALIPLLHQNFAGHIDAQQLAELVQSSKMTEAEVLLALLPIAAALAKPPISEFYVGAIAKGKSGDIYMGANLELPGEALFHSVHAEQSAISHAWLSGESQIVDMIVNASPCGHCRQFMNELVEGGQIKIHLPSQDSHLLSYYLPYAFGPKDLNVQSPLLVKQETEFALDSSDPMVIEALDHAGLSYAPYTQSYAAVVLETADGATYCGRYAENAAFNPSMLPMQMALSNLTRHNRDFGEIRRAVLVESSQGKISLVGATMDALHAVAAIELEHIVVDPV